CAGCGGGACGATCCCCCGCTTGATGCCGTTGGTCTTGCCGGCGATGAAGTCGGCGGTCAGTGCCGGCAGTGAATCCGACTCGCTTTTGAGCGGTTCGTTCTGATATTCGGCCATGAAAGCCTCGTCTTTGAGGTCGATTCGAAGGTTCCACGCGTGCTGGACGGCCGAAAGCTCGTCATCCTTGCGGCGATGAGACCAGGCGACGGCCATTCCCTCGTCCATTTGCTCGCGGTGTTTCGCGTAGAAAGCCTTGCATTCCTCGGCGATCTGGACCAGGTTTCCGCCGCAAGTTCGCTGCGCATCGCGCCGCAGGGCCGCGTATCGAGACCACAGTTCGTCGTTCTTCGGCCACGCATAGACCATCTTGGTCCGCTGCCCGTGCCACTGCGGGTTCTTCTCACGATCGAGGAGCCGCTCGGCCAGGTCTTCGGGTTGAATTACGGTACAGGGCAGCAGAACGGAGATGCTGGCCCCGGGCCCGGCGAGGCCGAGGATGTCGCCGTTAATAATCCGCTCGCGCTGGGCGCATTGGCTCGGGCTGTGGGCGGATTCGCGGGTTTGCGGGTCGTCCACGATGCATAGCGACGGGCGCAGCGAGGTTCCGTCACGCATCTTGTAGTTCATTCCCCGGATCTGGCCGGTGATTCCCGCCGTTTCGATGATGGCGCCGGCCGCCTTGCTACCCGGGATCGATGGCAGAATGATCCGTTTGGCCGTGAATTCGAGGTGAACATAGACGTCCCGATAGAGCAATCGCCGCTGATTGACGCACTCGAGCTTGCGGATCGGCACGCAAACCTCTGGAAAGTCCTCGTAAAGCAGGTCGTTATGTTCGAATTCCGTCCGCAGGTTCTTCACCCGGTCCATCGCGTGGCCTTCGTCCGGCCCTACGATGGCGACGAAGCGGCGGTGCCCGTAGAGCAGCGCCCAGACGCTGGCGGTCTCGCACAGGACGGTCTTGCCGCCGCCGCGGGGCAGCGCGATGGCAAACTGACCGCCGACGAGAACCACCTGCTCGATGAGTTTGACGATCTTCAGGTGGTCGTCCGACCACGGCAGGCAGAAGGTCTTGGGGAAATACTGCTCGCAGAAGTACCGGAAGTCCTTTTCGGCCTTCGCCTTGCGCTCGGGCTTGACGACGGCCGGCAGCTCGCCGATGTCGCGGCTCGACCGCGAGAGGACGATGGCCCGATCGAGGGCCCGCTGCTTTTGGGCCTCGTAGCTGTTCAGGCCATCGAATTCGGGGCGGGGCCG
This portion of the Phycisphaerae bacterium genome encodes:
- a CDS encoding terminase gpA endonuclease subunit encodes the protein MPINPASLGPTEAVILLNSTPVGEVVSERQLYRHRERAGLRITASGDIAKINLLKYVAWLVFERHRPRPEFDGLNSYEAQKQRALDRAIVLSRSSRDIGELPAVVKPERKAKAEKDFRYFCEQYFPKTFCLPWSDDHLKIVKLIEQVVLVGGQFAIALPRGGGKTVLCETASVWALLYGHRRFVAIVGPDEGHAMDRVKNLRTEFEHNDLLYEDFPEVCVPIRKLECVNQRRLLYRDVYVHLEFTAKRIILPSIPGSKAAGAIIETAGITGQIRGMNYKMRDGTSLRPSLCIVDDPQTRESAHSPSQCAQRERIINGDILGLAGPGASISVLLPCTVIQPEDLAERLLDREKNPQWHGQRTKMVYAWPKNDELWSRYAALRRDAQRTCGGNLVQIAEECKAFYAKHREQMDEGMAVAWSHRRKDDELSAVQHAWNLRIDLKDEAFMAEYQNEPLKSESDSLPALTADFIAGKTNGIKRGIVPLQAHHLVAFVDVHDALLYWTVAAFGDDFTGWVVDYGTYPDQKKRSFTLAKATQTMALRAPGAGKEGAIRAGLDALAARLLDREWHREDASGVRVERCLVDTGYVPDVVYDFVRHSAHASILLGSRGFGIGAKNRPITEYSRKAAERLGWNWIVAPTADRRTRYIRFDTNHWKSFLQARLAATHGDRASLSLFGRDPRDHDLFAQHLTGEYAVLVTANGRTVAEWSPSPQHENHWLDCVVGCCVAASLCGAKLEGASSQRVVRKRKSFAELQQQAQQRRAAMG